TGACTGGCGTCTGGAGAGGCATGCTTTCTCTCGATGATATCGGAATATTTGACCCGGATATCGGAAATTTTGGAGTGGATATCTGCGTTTTTGAGGATTATATCGGCGAATTCAACCCATATATCGGAAATTCGGATAAAATCAGCCTCTCGTATGTATTTAAAACACATTCCTCAACAAAGGCACACACTCATACACAATAAACCCAATCAACACGATCGCAGCCACCTTATCAATCATCTTAAATTCCCTGCGACTCACAGATAGCCCGACAGATGTTTGAAACGGATAAAAGAGCTTCACCTTCCCCGTCAGCATATCCCCTGCGATATGCGCTAAAATCCCTGCACACGCGGACGATACCACCCACGGGTCAAAAATCGGTGATAACAGGGCGCCAACCACCGCTACAAACAACAGCGAATGTGTGAGCGTCCGGTGGCCAACCGTTTTATTAATAATGAATGATATCGGAAAGAAAATCTTACCGAACCTGGACTTATGCTCATCCAGATCTGAGACCACCCCAGCCACGCCGCCGACAGCCGCACCTCTCCAATCACCGCCAGTCACAGCAAACCCAGCAGCCACGCCTGATAACAAATGTGTCGTCCATTCCATGTTTCTATCACCTCTTAAATTAGTAGACCGAGCTGAGCGACTTGCCCCTATTATACGACAGGACCCGCATCTCTTGAATCGTTACCCGCTTTTAATTTTAAAATGTATCCCTATCTTTATTTCGCCTTGCAATATATAATATTACACAAATTCTAAATACAAAGGAGATGTTTTATTGCTTACAACTGCAAAAGCACCATTCAGAGGAGACCACGTCGGGAGCTTGTTACGCCCGCAAACGCTTAAAGAAGCAAGAGCAGATTACCAAAAAGGTGACATCACAAAAGAAGCATTACGAGCATTGGAAGATAGCGAGATTGCAAGGATTGTTGAAAGACAAAAGGAAGCCGGTCTGAAGGCAGTGACCGACGGCGAATTCCGGAGAAGATGGTGGCACCTGGATTTCATAAGAGCCATCAAGGGGATACGCACCTATGAAGTAGACTTGACTGGTGCGTTTAACGGCGCCATGACCAAAGCAGAAGCCTATACCGTCGATTCCAAGTTAAGCTTTCCGAAAAACCACCCATTTTTAGCAGACTTCGCTTATTTAAAAAGCATTGCCGGGGACCACGTTGCGAAAATAACGATCCCAGGTCCGAATATGATTTTTTACTCAGGGGTGGTCGGAAGCCAGCCTTACTTGAACAACCCGGCCTATCCGTCATTAGATGAAGTGGCTCAAGACATTGTAAAAGTCTATCAAGATGCCATCCAAGCATTTTACGATGCCGGATGCCGGTATTTACAACTGGATGACACGAGCTGGGGCGCCTTGTTCAGTCCGGATTTCAGAGAAAAGATCAGTGCCCAAGGATTTGACCCAGACGAACTCGTTAAAAAGTTTGCCGATATCACCGTTGAAGCTGTAGCGAAGAAACCAGCCGATATGGCGATCACACTCCATATTTGCCGAGGCAACTTCAAATCAGCATGGCTCTACCAGGGCGGTTATGAACCCATCGCAAAGGAACTGTTTTCCCGCGTCAACGTCGACGCCTTCTTCCTGGAATACGACACCGATCGCGCAGGAGACTTTTCCCCCTTGCGATTCATTCAGGATCAAAAAGTCGTACTCGGCTTAATCACATCGAAAACACCTGAGTTGGAAGAGCCAGCTGAAATCAAGGCACGGATTGAAGAGGCAACGCAATACGTAAACAAGGACCAGCTATGCCTGAGCCCGCAATGCGGATTCGCCTCTACAGAAGAAGGTAACCTTTTGACAGAAGAAGAACAGTGGGAGAAATTGCGCCATGTGGTGCGGATTGCTGGAGGAGTTTGGGCGGAATAGGCTTCACTTATGAAAAAAATTAAAAACACTCCCTCACGCACTCTAGCAGGTATGTGAGGGAGTATTTTTAACTCGCTGCACCCCCTCTTAACGGGGGTCGGTCTATTGAAGACCGCTCCATGTTACAGCATGGAGCGGTCTTTATTAATTTATATGAACTTTTTACATTTATTAGATCACAAACGTTGTGATTGTACACATTCTAATTTCATTTTACCAATGATGCACTTATTCGTGTGTAATGCGTCTCTGTCTTCGCATTGCTAATGTATTAAGGCGACAAAAGACTTATATCGACTACTTCTTGGCGTTAAACTCCTCTTCTGTTACTTGTAATTGCTTTTTTAGAATTCCCTTCCACAAATTACCTCTTACTTCTCCCGTTCCCCTCGAAACTTTTGTACGTTTTACAGTCCCATCGTCATTTTCTTTTCTAAAATAGATGTGATGCCCCTTTTTCTTGAATTCTTCCCAACCGTCTCGTCTACAAAAACGCTCTATTTCTCTCCAGCTTGGCATGAAACTAATCCTCTAACTTCTTCACTACTATTTTGAGCCAAAACATTCAAAATATAAGGGAACTGATCACGTCTATTTGGAGAATTGAAATACAGATTAAAATTAATTTGATATTCATTCGCATACTCAATCAATTCATCTACAACTAAATCAAGGACTTCTTCTTCATTGTCCCCGTTCTCAACAATATCAAAGTTATCAAGAGTAGCGGTAATTGTGCCATCTTCCTCTTGCAAAAACCTGGCTGTAAAAGTAAAACGCGAGAAAGCCGCTTTTAAATGTTCTGAGCTTAAAGCAACCCATTTGTCTCTGTTACGTTTGACAAACTTAGGTCCATCTCTAACGACATCATCGTTAAATTGACCCCAGTGTTTACGGACATCTGTTGCGTTCAACAATGTAGTCACATTAGTCATCTCCTTTCACCTCCTATAGTAGCATATTATGTACGTTGTGTACATTATGTACATGCACATAACATTATGTGCATATTCTTAAATTTTTATTTATACATTTCTGTTTTTCCTATCCCTAGATCAAAATTTCTCCAGGAAGATTGAAGAAATGAGTTCTGATGCAAACAAATACCAACAAAACTATTATGCCTTAAAACAAAAAAACCGCTCATATTGATTGAACGGTTCTTGATATATTCACCTTGTTATTCAACAAACGTTTGCAATAGGTAAGCCTTTGAGGTCATCTCCAGCTTTTCCCCTGCTCCACACGGAGCGTGCAGGTTTCCCCGCACTCCGCGTTCCATCTAACAAAATATACTGAGTTATAAGTTCCTCGTTACTTCATGTTTGGAATTTTTAAATCGTTTCAAGCTCACATTTCCTACGGAAACGATTGACTTTATTTATCATGTCTCCAGTAAGCTGAAATCCTTTTATAAGTCCATCAATCATCTTTTTATTAGTGGCATGGATTAACTTGTGTATTCCTTTATGAAGGATACGGAGATTATCAAATTGGTCATTTCCGCCAAGGCTTAATGGTACATAATGGTGACAGTGAACATCAGCCGCAGGCAATTCAGCGCCTGTGATTTCACATTTTCCCATCTTCATACTGTACCTGCTGATTCGGTTATCCATGTATTCAATACTTCGGTTTGGAAGTGTTGATTTCATGAGTAAGCCTATTTCGCTTTGGATGTCTGAACGCAGCTTTTTGTGTATCATATTCCTTCCTTCTTCCGTGAAAGGCGTCATTTTTGGAGTAAATCCAAAGGCATTCAACGTTTTTACATCCGAAAGTGGGAATAGATATACACCAGCAAT
This sequence is a window from Lentibacillus sp. JNUCC-1. Protein-coding genes within it:
- a CDS encoding 5-methyltetrahydropteroyltriglutamate--homocysteine S-methyltransferase codes for the protein MLTTAKAPFRGDHVGSLLRPQTLKEARADYQKGDITKEALRALEDSEIARIVERQKEAGLKAVTDGEFRRRWWHLDFIRAIKGIRTYEVDLTGAFNGAMTKAEAYTVDSKLSFPKNHPFLADFAYLKSIAGDHVAKITIPGPNMIFYSGVVGSQPYLNNPAYPSLDEVAQDIVKVYQDAIQAFYDAGCRYLQLDDTSWGALFSPDFREKISAQGFDPDELVKKFADITVEAVAKKPADMAITLHICRGNFKSAWLYQGGYEPIAKELFSRVNVDAFFLEYDTDRAGDFSPLRFIQDQKVVLGLITSKTPELEEPAEIKARIEEATQYVNKDQLCLSPQCGFASTEEGNLLTEEEQWEKLRHVVRIAGGVWAE
- a CDS encoding metal-dependent hydrolase; the protein is MEWTTHLLSGVAAGFAVTGGDWRGAAVGGVAGVVSDLDEHKSRFGKIFFPISFIINKTVGHRTLTHSLLFVAVVGALLSPIFDPWVVSSACAGILAHIAGDMLTGKVKLFYPFQTSVGLSVSRREFKMIDKVAAIVLIGFIVYECVPLLRNVF
- a CDS encoding type II toxin-antitoxin system HicA family toxin, coding for MPSWREIERFCRRDGWEEFKKKGHHIYFRKENDDGTVKRTKVSRGTGEVRGNLWKGILKKQLQVTEEEFNAKK